The following proteins come from a genomic window of Lates calcarifer isolate ASB-BC8 unplaced genomic scaffold, TLL_Latcal_v3 _unitig_1161_quiver_1077, whole genome shotgun sequence:
- the LOC108886923 gene encoding dynein axonemal light chain 1: MAKATTVREALVKWEEKSGEKVSEAKAIKLYGQIPPIEKMDASLSTLTNCEKLSLSTNCIEKITNLNGLKNLRILSLGRNNIKALTGLEAVGDTLEELWISYNLIEKLKGIQSMKNLKVLYMSNNLVKEWGEFVRLADLPCLADLVFVGNPLEEKHSAEGTWMDEASKRLPNLKKLDGTPVIKQEEDEGDGES; the protein is encoded by the exons ATg GCCAAAGCAACGACTGTGAGAGAAGCACTGGTCAAATGG gaggaaaagtcaggggagaAAGTGAGCGAGGCTAAAGCAATAAAACTGTATGGTCAGATTCCTCCTATAGAGAAGATGGATGCTTCTCTCTCCACACTCACCAACTGCGA AAAGCTGTCTCTGTCCACAAACTGCATTGAGAAAATAACCAATCTCAATGGCTTGA AGAACCTGAGAATATTGTCATTAGGAAGAAATAACATAAAGGCACTTACTGGCCTG gaggcAGTAGGGGATACATTAGAAGAGCTGTGGATCTCCTATAACTTGATAGAGAAACTAAAGGGAATCCAAAGCATGAAGAACCTGAAAGTCCTCTACATGTCCAACAACCTGGTGAAAGAATGGG GAGAGTTTGTGAGGCTAGCTGACCTACCTTGCCTCGCAGACCTGGTGTTTGTTGGCAATCCTCTGGAGGAGAAGCATTCAGCTGAGGGAACTTGGATGGATGAAGCCTCTAAAAGACTTCCTAATCTGAAGAAACTAGATG GAACCCCAGTCATCAAgcaggaagaagatgaaggagatggagagagctgA